The DNA region TCTCTGTGAAGGACATGCAAACCTGCGCCATATGCAAGGATACCTTGATCAAGATTCGTAGGTTTTGCACGCCGATCCTGGCCGGAAGCATAAAACTATGCCGCCGCTTGCCATACTAAGGGTCAGCTATGGATGTAGCTGCAGCCCAAGAATAAGCGAAAAGGCAGGGATGGCGTTATGCAAAACGAGCTAGAGTTTACCGGCAGAAAGGGTGCCGGCATTACCGGGGAAACCGAAGCGCCGGCGGCTCCGGCCGAAGAGGGGAAGAAGAGTGCCGTAACGGAAGCGATCACCCAGCTGGGCCAAACCGGGGTGCCGGTCGGCAATGAATCTAATGTATTCTGCATGACCATAATCGGCCAAATCGAGGGGCATTTCGTGCTGCCTCCGCAAAATAAAACGACGAAATACGAGCACATGATCCCGCAGCTCGTGGCAGCCGAGCAGAATCCGAAGATTGAAGGACTCCTCATCATTCTTAATACGGTGGGCGGAGACGTAGAGGCCGGCCTGGCCATCGCAGAGATGATCGCATCGCTGTCCAAACCGACCGTTACGGTGGTTATCGGAGGCGGGCACAGCATCGGGGTGCCGATCGCCGTAGCTGCCGATCATTCGTTCATCGCGGAGAGCGCGACAATGACGATCCATCCGATCCGGATGAGCGGACTTGTCATCGGAGTGCCGCAAACGTTCGAGTATATGGAGAAGATGCAGGAGCGGGTCGTCCGTTTCGTCACGAGCCACTCCCGGATCTCAGAGGAGCAGTTTAAGGATCTCATGTTCAAGACCGGCGAGCTGAACCGGGACATCGGTACGGCGGTATCGGGCTCCGATGCGGTTGAGTACGGGCTGATGGATGAAGTCGGGGGGATCGGCCAAGCGCTGCTACGGCTGAATCAAATGATTGCCGAGCGAAAAGCGGTCACCCCGGGGGGAATCACGCAATGAGCTGGTACAGCATTATTCCACTTGAGCGGAGCCTCGCCCCAGGTTCGGACGATTTAGAGCCGGGCCGTCGCTTTAGAGAGATCCGGATCGGGGGCGTCCTGATGGAAGTCGAACCGATGGGAGAGGAGCAGGCCAGGATCGTCCGTCTCCTGGATTGCGGGCTCGAGCATTACTTGAATTCCAGTTATGCTCCAGGCAGTATCATTCGCTATATTCCGACGATCGCAGCGGGTGAAAATGAGGCTAAAGGCTGAAAACAGAACATAGGTACGCCACCGAATATTATGCTATAATATGGTTTCGGGGGTGAGACTTTTTGGCGAAGCGCAGAAAAAAGAAGAAGGCTGCCTTTGCAGCCGTACTGAAATACGAAATCTACGGGATCGTGCTCATGACCCTCTCGGTGATTGCGTTATCCGGAGAGGCGCCGGTCGGGCGTTCCCTGGCCAAGATGTCGGGATATTTGCTTGGCAAATATTATTTTATCATCCCCCTGATCGGTATCTATTACGGATTAATGGTGATGATTCACCGTAAATGGCCGCGCCGTTGGAACAGCAGACGAACCGGCGTTCTTCTTCTGGTCTTGGCCCTTACATTAATGAGCAGCATCGCGGGTTTGGGATCCAAGCTGGCTCCCATCGGGCAGTTGACTGCTTCGAATGTGATGAGCCAGATACATAGTGATTTGCAAGGTGAGCTCCTCCATGGTGAGGTTCGCAGCGATCAACATCCCGTTATGGGCAGAGATATCAGCGGAGGATATGTCGGAGCTTTACAGTTTGCGCTCTTGATCATGTTATTTGGCAGCCTTGGCGCAAGATTGATTGTCATCGTCATGCTGTTTATCAGCTTTATGCTGATAACGAACTTGTCTTACGTGGATTTGATGCGAATGTTCCGCGTAAGAGTGGTTAAGGCGGGAGAACGGCTTCAGAAGAAGATGAACAGTAGGCAGACGAAATCCAAAGCTGCTGCCAAAACAGCGGCGAAGGAGGAGCGGACGCCGCTGCCGGACGATTTAGATGATGATTTGGACGATATGGAGGATCTGCGGCTGCCGCGCCGTAAAGCCCCGCAGTTTTTTCAGCTGTTTGGCGGCAAGGGGCAAAAGACGGCACAGCCAACGCCCGATTTCAGCGATGATCATGACGAAGATCAAGCCCCCGTATTTACGGCCGGGAACGGTGTTCATGATCAGGTCGAGAAGGTTCTGTACCGGAATGACGACGCTGCGCATTTGTCACCGGAAGAAGCCGAACATTCAGGAGCCCCTTCCTCGCCGATTATCCGTGATTTCTTCGAGCAGGTGAAGCAGGAAGGCAGCCTGCATGAGGAGGCCGATGAGCCGGACGGGCCAATCGGCGAACCGGGGATGGACATATCGCCGGACCATTCGGAAGCTGCGGTTAACGCTGTCGAAGCCGAACATTCAGGTGACGGTGCAGCAGCAGAGGCAAACGGCCAGGATGGCACGGGCAACGGGATTGGACAATCCATACCTGCGGCACCTCCCGCACCGCCGCCTAAGCCCTATAAGCTGCCTCCGTTCCGTCTGCTATCCAAGCCGAAGAATGGCGGAAAAGGCGGGGATCAGAGCGATTACATGCAGACGGCCCGCAAGCTGGAAGCTACGCTCGAAAGCTTCGGCGTCCGTGCCAAGGTGCTGGAGGTCGTGAGAGGACCTTCGGTGACCCGCTATGAAATTCAGCCGGATATCGGCGTGAAGGTCAGCCGGATCGTCAACTTGACGGATGACATCGCCCTTGCGCTGGCTGCCAAGGATATTCGGATGGAGGCCCCGATTCCGGGCAAATCCGCCATCGGCATCGAGGTGCCGAACAATGAAGTTTCAATTGTAACAATGCGTGAAGTCATGGAAACTCCGATCTTCCAGGAGGCAGAATCCAAGCTGTCGATCGCCTTTGGCCGGGATATTTCCGGCCAGACGATCGTCGGCAACCTGGCCCGGATGCCCCACCTGCTCGTTGCGGGTGCAACCGGGTCGGGGAAGTCGGTCTGTATTAACGGGATCATCACGAGCATTCTGTACAAGGCCAAGCCGGATGAGGTCAAGTTCCTGATGGTCGATCCGAAGATGGTCGAGCTGAATGTATACAACGGCATCCCGCATCTGATGGCACCGGTTGTAACCGATCCGAAGCGGGCGTCGCTCGCCCTGAAAAAAATCGTGGTCGAAATGGAGAAGCGCTACGATCTCTTCTCCAAATCAGGCACCCGCAATATCGAGGGTTATAACAATCTGATGAAGGATAATCCAGCGGCGGTTCTGCCTTATATCGTCGTTATCGTGGACGAGCTCGCCGACTTGATGATGGTAGCAGCTAACGACGTGGAGGATGCCATTACCCGTCTCGCACAGATGGCCCGTGCCGCGGGCATCCATCTGATCATTGCAACACAGCGGCCGTCGGTCGATGTTATTACGGGTGTTATCAAGGCGAACATCCCTTCACGGATCGCCTTCGGCGTATCCTCCCAGGTCGATTCGCGGACCATACTCGATATGGCCGGTGCGGAGAAGCTCCTCGGACGCGGCGACATGCTGTTTATGCCGATGGGATCCTCCAAGCCGATTCGCGTGCAGGGAGCGTTTATGAGCGACCAGGAGGTCGAGAATATCGTCTCCTTCGTACGCGATCAGGGGCAGGCGGAATATGACGAATCGCTTGTTCCGGAGATTGAGGAGTCCGCGCAATCCGGGGATGAGGAGCTCGATGAGCTGTATGACCAGGCGGTCACCATCGTCCTTGAAGCGAAGCAGGCCTCCGTTTCCTTGCTGCAGCGGAGAATGCGCGTCGGGTATACCCGAGCAGCGCGGCTCATCGATTCCATGGAAGCCCGCGGGGTGATCGGTCCCTATGAGGGAAGCAAACCGCGCGAAGTGCTGATGTCGTTGGAGCAGTATCAGCAGCAGCAAAATCGAATAAGCTGATGCCGTTTCCGTTTAAAGCCCATTTCGGTCCGGAAAGAGCGTTTCTTACGTATGAAGAAATGCGCTTTCCGGATTTTTGTCTTTAAGGGATGAACTAAAAGAAACATCGCGGATGCATAAGGAGCCCAGCAGCCCAACAAATAGTTTTACTGCTGGCTGTTCAATTTGCGGTATCGGCTTGCGGTCATGCTGGTCATTTTTTTGAATGTGCGGTCAAAATGGGTCAGGCTTTCAAATCCGACAGTCTCCGCAATATCGACGATCCGCAAATCCGTGCTGAGCAGCAGCCGCTGGGCCTCCCGGATCCGCGTCAGCTGAATATAATTGACGATTGTGAAGCCGGTGATTTCCTTGAATATCCGGCTGAGATAGAACGGACTGATGTAAAAGGTGTCGGACAGCTGTTTGAGCGTGATTTTGAGCGGATAATGGCTGTTGATATATTGGACGACATCCGTAATTTTCTGGTGCAGCGGGTTCAAGGACGGTGAGGCAGGCTCTATGGCGGAAGCGGACAAGCGGTTCGCCTTGATCAACAGTTCTGTCAGCTGCAGGCGGAGCATATGCTCGAAGGCCGGAGACCGGTTCAAGATTTCGGCAGCCATGCTGTCCAGAATATGCATAACGCTGTCTTGCTCGGAAGGACGCAGACGCAGTACGGGCTGATCCTGATCGAACATCGACAGCAACCCGGCGGGCAGGAACGGGTGACCGCTGCCGAGAAAGGAGTCGCTGAAATTGATGACGATGCGCTCATGCTCGGGATCGCCTTGGCCGGATGTTTTATGGACGTCGAATTTGTTGATCAGGGTCAGATCCCCGGCTTGAATCGAATACAGCTTTTCTTTAATGAAATAGCTGCGTTCACCGGATATCAGATAATAAATTTCGTAGGTTCCGTGGTAGTGGTTATTCCGCTCGAAGGGCCGCTTTCGATGAATGCGATGATAGTAAAATTCCTCTTCTTCGTTGCCGAATGAGACGCTGTGATGATCAGCTTGCATTTAGCGGTGCCTCCTTTCGTTATTCGGGGTCAACCTCAAGTTAATTTTATTCTATCAGGCAGTCGGGGAATAAAAAAGCAAGATCGGTTGATTTTTAAGCGAAATAAGCAATAAACGTGAAGATATACAACCGATGATGCCGTATGATTAGAAGTAATCTAAAGAGATGGCAGGTGAACCCAATGAAGGCATTTATGGATGATCATTTTTTGTTGAACAGTGAGACGGCCCAGAATTTATACCATAATTTTGCGAAGAACATGCCGATCATCGACTACCACTGTCATTTAAATCCGCAAATGATTTATGACAATCACCGGTTCGGCAATCTGACCGAGGCATGGATCAACGGAGATCACTACAAATGGCGGGCCATGCGGGCCAACGGCATAGATGAAGCCTTTATAACCGGAGGAGAAGGCGTACAGGACTATGACCGTTTCCTGGCCTGGACGAAGACGGTTCCCAAAACTCTCGGCAATCCGTTATTCCATTGGTCCCATCTGGAGCTGCGGCGGCTGTTCGGGATCCAGGAGATCATTAATGAGCATAACGCGCCGCGTATTTGGGAAGCGGCCAATGCGCGTTTAGAGGAGGATGATTTCACCACACGGGGGCTCATTGCATCATGCGGGGTAAAGGTGGTCTGCACGACGGATGATCCGGCGGATTCCCTGGAATACCATATCAAGCTTGCGGATGAGGGAGAAAGCCGGTTTCAGATGCTGCCGTCCTTCCGACCGGACAAGGCGCTTGAAATCAATCGTTCGACCTTCACGGATTGGTTGAAGCAGCTTTCGGAGCGGTGCGGGAAAGACATCAGCAGCTACACTGAATTTTTGGAGGCGCTGCAGGACCGGGTTCAGTTTTTCCATTCGGTTGGCGGACGGGTATCGGATCATGCGCTGGACTTCGTGCCATACCGTGAAGCAACGGAGCGTCAAGTTGCCGACATCTTTATGAAAGCGCTTGAAGGGCGTGCGGTTTCCCGTGAAGAAGAAGAGCAGTTCAAGACCGCAACGCTGCTTGAGCTGGGCCGGATGTACGCCAAGCTGGGCTGGGTGATGCAATTTCATATTAACGCACATCGGAACAACAACACCCGGATGTTCCGGCAGCTCGGTCCGGATACCGGATATGATTCGATACACGACGGACTGATTGCCGAGCCGCTGGTCCGGTTATTGGACCGATTGGATCAGGAACAAGCGCTCCCAAGAACGATTCTGTATTCGTTGAATCCTAGAGACAATGATATCCTTGCTGCGCTCATCGGGAGCTTTCAGGGAGATGGAATTGCCGGGAAAATTCAGTTTGGATCAGCCTGGTGGTTCAACGATACGAAGGACGGCATGATCGAACAGATGAGCAAACTCGGCAATATGGGGCTGCTCAGCCGCTTCGTCGGCATGCTGACGGATTCCAGAAGCTTCCTGTCCTATACGCGCCATGAATACTTCCGGCGGGTGCTGTGCGATCTCATCGGAGACTGGGTCACGAAAGGCGAAGCCCCGGCAGATCTGCCATGGTTGGGCGGGATCGTCGAGGATATTTGCTATTACAATGCAGAGGCCTACTTCCGATTCGGACAGACGAAAGAAGGAGCATGACGATGGATACGATGCGTGAGGATACGCTTCCGCTGCTTAACCGCCATACGCTGGAGCGGCAGGAGGCAGGGAAGCTGATGCCAGGAGCGGATGCCAGCAGCTATCCCGTGAGAGCATTGCAGATCGGAGAAGGCAATTTTTTGAGAGGGTTTATCGATTGGATGCTGTTTGAGTGCAACCGGCAGGGATTGTTCCGGGGCAGTGTGGCCGTCAGCCAGCCGAGACCGGGGGGAAAGCGCAAGCTGGACCAGCTTCGCGAGCAGGACGGCATTTATGGGCTGCTGACCAAAGGGATTCAGAACGGACATGAAATCGAAGAGCGGCAGCTGATTTCCATATTTTCACGGTTCATCGACCCTTATTCGGAATGGGAGACGTTCCTGTCGATGGCCGAAAACCCGGAGCTAGATCTCATCGTGTCCAATACGACCGAGGCTGGAATCCGCTACGAGGAGATCCCCTGGAATCCTGCCGAGCCGCCGGCCACTTATCCGGGGAAGCTGACCTTGCTTCTGAATCGCCGGTTTGAGCATTTCCAAGGGGATGCCGATAAGGGCCTGATGATCGTCCCGTGCGAGCTGCTGGAGCGGAACGGGGACGCCTTGAAGGCGATTGTGCTCCGGCATGCGGACG from Paenibacillus ihbetae includes:
- a CDS encoding ClpP family protease, with product MQNELEFTGRKGAGITGETEAPAAPAEEGKKSAVTEAITQLGQTGVPVGNESNVFCMTIIGQIEGHFVLPPQNKTTKYEHMIPQLVAAEQNPKIEGLLIILNTVGGDVEAGLAIAEMIASLSKPTVTVVIGGGHSIGVPIAVAADHSFIAESATMTIHPIRMSGLVIGVPQTFEYMEKMQERVVRFVTSHSRISEEQFKDLMFKTGELNRDIGTAVSGSDAVEYGLMDEVGGIGQALLRLNQMIAERKAVTPGGITQ
- a CDS encoding YlzJ-like family protein, which codes for MSWYSIIPLERSLAPGSDDLEPGRRFREIRIGGVLMEVEPMGEEQARIVRLLDCGLEHYLNSSYAPGSIIRYIPTIAAGENEAKG
- a CDS encoding FtsK/SpoIIIE family DNA translocase; its protein translation is MAKRRKKKKAAFAAVLKYEIYGIVLMTLSVIALSGEAPVGRSLAKMSGYLLGKYYFIIPLIGIYYGLMVMIHRKWPRRWNSRRTGVLLLVLALTLMSSIAGLGSKLAPIGQLTASNVMSQIHSDLQGELLHGEVRSDQHPVMGRDISGGYVGALQFALLIMLFGSLGARLIVIVMLFISFMLITNLSYVDLMRMFRVRVVKAGERLQKKMNSRQTKSKAAAKTAAKEERTPLPDDLDDDLDDMEDLRLPRRKAPQFFQLFGGKGQKTAQPTPDFSDDHDEDQAPVFTAGNGVHDQVEKVLYRNDDAAHLSPEEAEHSGAPSSPIIRDFFEQVKQEGSLHEEADEPDGPIGEPGMDISPDHSEAAVNAVEAEHSGDGAAAEANGQDGTGNGIGQSIPAAPPAPPPKPYKLPPFRLLSKPKNGGKGGDQSDYMQTARKLEATLESFGVRAKVLEVVRGPSVTRYEIQPDIGVKVSRIVNLTDDIALALAAKDIRMEAPIPGKSAIGIEVPNNEVSIVTMREVMETPIFQEAESKLSIAFGRDISGQTIVGNLARMPHLLVAGATGSGKSVCINGIITSILYKAKPDEVKFLMVDPKMVELNVYNGIPHLMAPVVTDPKRASLALKKIVVEMEKRYDLFSKSGTRNIEGYNNLMKDNPAAVLPYIVVIVDELADLMMVAANDVEDAITRLAQMARAAGIHLIIATQRPSVDVITGVIKANIPSRIAFGVSSQVDSRTILDMAGAEKLLGRGDMLFMPMGSSKPIRVQGAFMSDQEVENIVSFVRDQGQAEYDESLVPEIEESAQSGDEELDELYDQAVTIVLEAKQASVSLLQRRMRVGYTRAARLIDSMEARGVIGPYEGSKPREVLMSLEQYQQQQNRIS
- a CDS encoding helix-turn-helix transcriptional regulator, whose translation is MQADHHSVSFGNEEEEFYYHRIHRKRPFERNNHYHGTYEIYYLISGERSYFIKEKLYSIQAGDLTLINKFDVHKTSGQGDPEHERIVINFSDSFLGSGHPFLPAGLLSMFDQDQPVLRLRPSEQDSVMHILDSMAAEILNRSPAFEHMLRLQLTELLIKANRLSASAIEPASPSLNPLHQKITDVVQYINSHYPLKITLKQLSDTFYISPFYLSRIFKEITGFTIVNYIQLTRIREAQRLLLSTDLRIVDIAETVGFESLTHFDRTFKKMTSMTASRYRKLNSQQ
- the uxaC gene encoding glucuronate isomerase — protein: MKAFMDDHFLLNSETAQNLYHNFAKNMPIIDYHCHLNPQMIYDNHRFGNLTEAWINGDHYKWRAMRANGIDEAFITGGEGVQDYDRFLAWTKTVPKTLGNPLFHWSHLELRRLFGIQEIINEHNAPRIWEAANARLEEDDFTTRGLIASCGVKVVCTTDDPADSLEYHIKLADEGESRFQMLPSFRPDKALEINRSTFTDWLKQLSERCGKDISSYTEFLEALQDRVQFFHSVGGRVSDHALDFVPYREATERQVADIFMKALEGRAVSREEEEQFKTATLLELGRMYAKLGWVMQFHINAHRNNNTRMFRQLGPDTGYDSIHDGLIAEPLVRLLDRLDQEQALPRTILYSLNPRDNDILAALIGSFQGDGIAGKIQFGSAWWFNDTKDGMIEQMSKLGNMGLLSRFVGMLTDSRSFLSYTRHEYFRRVLCDLIGDWVTKGEAPADLPWLGGIVEDICYYNAEAYFRFGQTKEGA